One segment of Allorhodopirellula heiligendammensis DNA contains the following:
- a CDS encoding C39 family peptidase: MKHSLELEIQTQPTNTSCGPTCLAAVYDYWGSHVDLRELITAIGELESGGTLAVHLACDALARGYDVEMVTYNLQFFDPTWFDADGEMLSRDVMTEKLQAQWTAKRTRRDVDQLRLFNATEAYLQFLSLGGRIRMQPLDEKLIVDTLVRGIPILCGLSATYLYHERRERIEAVDASRVEAIPDDIHGDPSGHFVVLHGYDPSTTSVLIADPLHPNPMAPTNKYAAPLSRLTSAILLGIVTYDANIMTIVPRSDF, from the coding sequence ATGAAACATTCCCTCGAACTTGAGATTCAAACTCAACCGACCAACACGAGTTGTGGCCCGACATGCCTGGCGGCCGTCTACGACTATTGGGGATCTCATGTTGATTTGAGGGAATTGATTACGGCGATCGGCGAACTCGAGAGCGGCGGGACCCTGGCGGTGCACTTGGCATGCGACGCGTTGGCCCGCGGATACGACGTTGAAATGGTCACTTACAACCTGCAATTTTTTGATCCGACCTGGTTTGACGCCGATGGCGAGATGCTTTCCCGCGACGTGATGACCGAAAAACTCCAGGCTCAATGGACGGCCAAGCGAACGCGGCGGGATGTGGATCAATTGCGGTTGTTCAATGCCACTGAGGCGTATCTGCAATTCCTGAGTCTCGGGGGTCGCATTCGCATGCAGCCGCTCGACGAAAAACTGATTGTCGATACGCTCGTCCGAGGCATCCCAATTCTCTGTGGGCTCAGTGCCACCTACCTGTATCATGAGCGGCGTGAGCGGATCGAGGCCGTCGATGCCAGCCGGGTCGAAGCAATCCCCGACGATATTCATGGCGACCCGTCGGGGCACTTTGTCGTGCTGCATGGCTATGATCCGTCGACAACCTCCGTTTTGATTGCCGATCCCCTGCACCCCAACCCGATGGCGCCGACGAACAAGTACGCTGCGCCGCTCTCCCGATTGACGTCCGCCATTTTGCTTGGCATTGTGACGTACGACGCCAATATCATGACGATCGTTCCGCGATCAGATTTTTAA
- a CDS encoding sulfatase family protein, which yields MLLAALPANAETTAPPDADVTPPQPNILWIMSEDNSKHYLRHFDVHGVATPAIESMAAHGITFDRAFSNAPVCSVARTTLIMGCYAPRIGGQYHRALQRVSLAPDMEMFPVYLRDAGYYTTNNSKTDYNVLPNEQPWDDSSKKASWKNRPDPETPFFHVQTFPQSHESRLHFKLEALDKPTSFSQADVVVPPYLPDTKLTRFTAAYYRDQISKIDELVEQTLAELEAAGQLENTFVFYFGDHGGVLPRSKGYVFETGLHVPLVVRVPDQYKKMVDRDLGSRTPGFVSFIDFGPTVLSLAGVELPQGIDGQPFLGSDLSAAEVDARDFTFSDADRMDEKYDLVRAVRVGDWKYIRYFEAQYPNSLNNEYRYKMLAYQQWRDHSRDASLPPEQLGFFQSRPVEALFDLSDDPDEINNLATDKEHGGKLTQMRRLLSEHLKETHDLSFVPESVFLRQGSGNPVEFGNHQAAAITMYIDTANIALQPWDHATTQLITSMNSGDPWVRYWAFNAASSMTASDEAARTAAADDATLVQLAERAMLDPQPLVAARAAEFLAIIGAMDPREVLVRCVKRSHGEAEVLQILNIATFIHADGHGEFAIDADAFEVPFRVGPQSEISRRLRYFNETKAAGRSKP from the coding sequence ATGCTGCTCGCCGCACTGCCCGCTAACGCAGAAACCACCGCACCGCCTGACGCCGATGTCACGCCTCCGCAGCCGAATATCCTATGGATTATGTCGGAGGACAATTCAAAACATTATCTCAGACATTTCGACGTCCATGGCGTGGCGACACCAGCGATCGAGTCGATGGCAGCGCACGGCATCACGTTTGATCGGGCGTTTTCCAATGCGCCGGTGTGCTCGGTCGCCCGCACGACGTTGATCATGGGATGCTACGCTCCACGCATCGGGGGCCAGTATCACCGCGCGCTCCAGCGTGTCTCCCTGGCGCCGGATATGGAAATGTTTCCTGTCTATTTGCGTGACGCTGGCTACTATACGACCAACAATAGCAAGACCGATTACAACGTGTTGCCTAACGAGCAGCCTTGGGATGATTCGAGTAAAAAGGCTTCGTGGAAGAATCGCCCAGACCCCGAAACACCGTTCTTTCATGTCCAGACCTTTCCGCAATCGCACGAAAGTAGATTGCATTTCAAGCTCGAGGCCTTGGACAAGCCGACGTCGTTCTCTCAAGCCGACGTGGTTGTGCCGCCCTATCTCCCCGATACCAAACTGACTCGTTTCACCGCCGCATACTACCGGGACCAGATCAGCAAAATCGATGAGCTCGTCGAGCAGACACTCGCGGAATTGGAAGCGGCAGGCCAACTCGAGAACACGTTTGTGTTTTATTTTGGTGATCACGGCGGCGTCCTGCCGCGATCCAAGGGATATGTTTTTGAAACAGGTTTGCACGTGCCCCTCGTCGTGCGTGTTCCGGACCAATACAAAAAGATGGTCGATCGCGATCTCGGTTCTCGCACGCCCGGGTTCGTTTCCTTCATCGATTTTGGGCCCACCGTGCTGAGCCTCGCCGGGGTGGAATTACCTCAGGGGATCGATGGCCAGCCGTTTCTGGGCAGTGATCTATCGGCGGCCGAAGTTGACGCACGCGATTTCACCTTTAGCGACGCCGATCGGATGGACGAGAAGTATGATCTCGTACGGGCGGTTCGGGTGGGCGATTGGAAATACATTCGCTACTTTGAAGCTCAGTATCCGAATTCACTCAACAATGAGTATCGTTATAAAATGCTCGCCTATCAGCAATGGCGGGACCATTCGCGAGACGCCTCACTGCCACCGGAACAGCTGGGCTTCTTTCAGTCTCGTCCCGTCGAAGCCCTGTTTGATCTGTCGGATGATCCAGACGAGATCAACAATCTGGCGACTGACAAGGAGCACGGTGGTAAACTGACCCAGATGCGGCGTTTGCTGAGTGAGCATTTAAAAGAAACTCATGATCTTAGTTTTGTTCCGGAATCGGTGTTTCTACGTCAGGGATCAGGCAACCCGGTTGAATTCGGCAACCACCAGGCTGCTGCCATTACGATGTACATCGATACGGCGAATATCGCTCTGCAGCCTTGGGATCATGCCACGACACAGCTAATCACCAGTATGAATTCAGGCGACCCATGGGTTCGCTACTGGGCTTTTAACGCGGCCAGTTCGATGACGGCGTCCGACGAAGCAGCACGAACGGCTGCAGCTGACGATGCCACATTGGTGCAACTGGCCGAGCGAGCGATGCTCGATCCGCAACCGCTCGTCGCCGCTCGTGCCGCCGAGTTCCTGGCCATTATCGGAGCGATGGATCCACGTGAAGTGCTCGTCCGCTGTGTCAAACGCAGTCATGGCGAAGCTGAGGTGTTGCAGATCCTCAATATCGCGACCTTTATCCATGCCGATGGTCACGGCGAGTTTGCAATTGACGCCGACGCCTTTGAGGTTCCGTTTCGCGTCGGACCCCAGAGCGAAATTTCGCGAAGATTGCGTTATTTCAACGAGACGAAAGCCGCTGGTAGATCGAAGCCATGA
- a CDS encoding RimK family protein — protein sequence MNAILIAESGDDWLGNFDGVETVDPRDYLASPDPNLRRATRVYNLSRSYSYQSIGYYVSLLAEARGHRPIPDVQTIQDLHGTAAVRVIPQALEELIASSLKTLNGDEFVLSVYFGANLAKKYDRLSKELYGVFRAPLLRFKFTRRSKWRLRRASAIALNAVPENHRSFVAEAARKHFASRATNRPKPKSMRYDMAILHNPEEGDLAPSSEVALKKLVKAAASVGIAAELITRQDASRLLEFDALFLRETTAVNHHTYRMARRAESAGMIVMDDPLSILRCSNKVYLAELLTRAKLPTPETFVVHRRNAESIASQLSFPCVLKRPDSAFSQGVVKAKDEQELATKLAEFFVDSELVIAQQYMRTDFDWRIGVLDQRAIFACKYHMARGHWQIAKHDAATHGSRPKFGKAETFPVETAPRKVVAMAVKAANLIGNGFYGVDLKEVDGNFFVIEVNDNPNVDAGVEDAILRDELYRRIMESFVRRIEANKQGG from the coding sequence ATGAACGCAATCCTGATCGCTGAATCTGGCGATGATTGGTTGGGAAACTTTGACGGTGTCGAGACCGTCGATCCACGAGACTATTTAGCCTCACCGGATCCAAATCTTCGCCGCGCGACACGGGTGTATAACCTGTCTCGCTCCTACTCTTATCAGAGTATCGGCTACTACGTATCACTCCTGGCCGAAGCCCGCGGGCACCGTCCGATTCCGGATGTGCAAACGATTCAGGATTTACATGGGACTGCTGCGGTACGTGTGATCCCGCAAGCCTTGGAGGAGTTGATCGCTTCTTCCTTAAAAACTCTCAACGGTGATGAGTTTGTGTTGAGCGTGTATTTTGGGGCGAACCTGGCCAAGAAATACGACCGCTTGTCAAAGGAACTATATGGCGTCTTTCGAGCCCCCCTGTTGCGATTCAAATTCACTCGCCGGAGTAAGTGGCGGTTGCGTCGAGCGTCTGCAATTGCTCTCAACGCCGTTCCTGAGAACCACCGTAGTTTCGTCGCCGAAGCCGCTCGCAAACACTTCGCCAGTCGGGCAACCAATCGGCCCAAACCAAAGTCGATGCGGTACGACATGGCGATTTTGCATAACCCCGAGGAAGGCGATCTGGCACCATCGAGCGAAGTGGCTCTCAAAAAACTGGTCAAGGCAGCCGCCAGCGTTGGGATCGCAGCCGAGCTGATTACTCGTCAAGACGCCAGTCGTTTACTGGAGTTTGACGCCCTATTTTTACGAGAGACCACCGCGGTCAACCATCACACCTACCGCATGGCTCGGCGGGCAGAATCGGCGGGCATGATCGTGATGGATGATCCACTGTCCATCCTGCGATGTTCCAACAAAGTCTACCTGGCCGAGTTGCTGACCCGCGCCAAGCTTCCCACGCCCGAGACGTTTGTCGTGCACCGGCGCAATGCCGAATCCATCGCATCGCAGCTTTCATTTCCCTGTGTTCTGAAACGTCCCGACAGTGCGTTTTCCCAAGGTGTGGTGAAAGCCAAAGATGAACAAGAGCTCGCGACGAAGCTGGCTGAATTTTTTGTCGATTCTGAACTCGTGATCGCCCAGCAGTACATGCGAACCGATTTCGATTGGAGAATCGGCGTATTGGACCAACGAGCCATCTTTGCCTGCAAATATCACATGGCGCGAGGTCACTGGCAAATTGCCAAACATGATGCCGCCACGCACGGATCACGACCCAAGTTCGGCAAGGCTGAGACATTCCCGGTCGAGACTGCACCTCGAAAAGTCGTCGCAATGGCAGTCAAAGCGGCGAATTTGATTGGCAACGGATTCTATGGCGTCGATCTCAAGGAGGTTGATGGGAATTTTTTCGTGATTGAGGTCAACGACAACCCCAACGTCGACGCAGGTGTCGAAGATGCGATTTTGCGAGATGAACTCTATCGCCGCATCATGGAATCATTTGTGCGACGCATCGAAGCAAACAAACAAGGCGGATGA
- a CDS encoding signal peptidase II has translation MQANPPPSAIAVPPSRYLMFGCLAVIGAGLDLWTKQAIFEWRGLPGQRDVYWVIDGYFGIETAVNIGAVFGIGAGKGMMFAGISVVALVGILLWLFCFKAATSAWLTFALGCVTGGIFGNLYDRLGLWWQEGYPVEWKSGVRDWILWQASDAWKWPNFNIADSLLVIGAVMLVVQSIFFPPAAMLSRPPEADPDAEVA, from the coding sequence ATGCAAGCCAACCCGCCCCCCTCTGCTATCGCTGTCCCGCCGTCGCGTTATCTCATGTTCGGTTGCCTCGCGGTGATCGGCGCGGGGCTAGATCTGTGGACGAAACAAGCCATTTTCGAGTGGCGGGGGTTGCCTGGGCAACGCGACGTCTACTGGGTCATCGATGGCTACTTTGGTATCGAAACGGCAGTCAACATCGGTGCCGTATTTGGCATTGGGGCCGGCAAAGGGATGATGTTTGCTGGAATTTCGGTGGTGGCGTTGGTAGGAATTTTGCTCTGGCTGTTCTGTTTCAAGGCGGCCACATCGGCCTGGCTGACGTTTGCATTGGGCTGCGTCACCGGCGGGATATTCGGTAACCTCTATGATCGATTAGGTTTGTGGTGGCAGGAGGGGTACCCGGTCGAGTGGAAAAGCGGCGTACGAGACTGGATCCTATGGCAGGCTTCGGACGCCTGGAAATGGCCCAACTTCAATATCGCAGACTCTTTGCTGGTCATCGGCGCAGTCATGCTCGTCGTGCAATCGATTTTCTTCCCGCCTGCCGCGATGCTGTCGCGGCCGCCTGAGGCGGATCCTGATGCTGAAGTGGCATAG
- a CDS encoding efflux RND transporter permease subunit, protein MSDRPVPDRPALLARSADRLATQLVAWKWWLLAIGAIGFVPLVYLQAGLTMNRSLSAMFSPTDPAILDYHRMQSQFGGNLVVMWVYDDEQLMTTEGLARSRRWTEQVESMAGVEGVLSLAKLVDAFRYLRPSLSTAFSPAAFTPTSTTTGPPAERLFQNSDPVAVQFRNLFAGYTHSFDEKTASIVVMLRSDTLSQPGRVSETIGQLRSLAATMPASSAALLVGEPVLLEDAFDLIVADGRRLAIGTIGLLCIVILVTMRDLRIVLLSAICIVWSTVATRALMVVAGMEMSLVSTILLALISVIVVAAIMHLAVRYRTPGATLGGVIAVLAIPIACTCLTDAAGFASLAISHVRPVAQFGVMTATAACCVMVSLALFSPLMLSLPAWLSLRARQHPPYAREPQTGTSIFHRLLLWFARGSVRWQKPLTIASVMLLVSSTLYVMRLETNSSFLDNFRPSSPIVHAYQRVEDRLGGAGVWDVTLPAPARITPEYLQRVRELEDQLRAIEVPSDDARSASKGGVRLRKVLSLADADAVAEQVTMLSFVPPEVRLSAMRAAIPAFAEALLSFPTASEPTQPRRMRIMLRSDESLSGREKSALMAAVQRTVETATDSSFATHELDSSQAHDKTGEGVVTGYSVLMSRLVASLVRDQWTALAVALAAVGLLLLIVTADWRLTVCSLIVNALPILLVLSCMGWFGGQLDLGSAMIGAVSIGLSIDGSIHFLSGYQRRRFAGEKAETAATNAAADLGAPVLLASMALVIGFAVLVTSPFVPTATFGLLVAATLTLSAIANLTMLPAMVVFSSVSPSRPRA, encoded by the coding sequence GTGTCGGATCGTCCTGTGCCGGATCGTCCCGCTCTGCTGGCCCGATCGGCTGATCGATTGGCCACACAGCTCGTCGCCTGGAAATGGTGGCTGCTAGCGATCGGTGCCATCGGCTTCGTCCCACTGGTGTATCTGCAGGCCGGGTTAACAATGAACCGGTCGCTCTCCGCCATGTTCTCACCCACGGATCCTGCGATCCTGGACTACCACCGGATGCAGTCGCAATTCGGAGGCAACCTCGTCGTCATGTGGGTGTACGACGATGAGCAATTGATGACCACCGAGGGACTTGCCCGCAGCCGCCGCTGGACGGAGCAAGTTGAATCGATGGCAGGGGTCGAGGGCGTGCTATCGCTCGCCAAATTGGTCGATGCATTTCGCTACTTGCGCCCATCTTTGTCAACCGCATTCTCTCCAGCGGCATTCACTCCGACGTCCACGACAACCGGCCCGCCAGCTGAGCGACTCTTTCAAAACAGCGATCCGGTCGCGGTGCAGTTTCGCAATTTATTTGCGGGCTACACGCACAGCTTCGATGAGAAGACGGCGTCGATCGTCGTGATGCTCCGTAGCGATACACTGTCCCAGCCGGGTCGAGTGAGCGAAACGATCGGACAGCTCCGCAGTCTCGCCGCCACCATGCCAGCCTCGTCGGCGGCTCTGTTAGTGGGCGAACCGGTGCTGTTAGAGGATGCCTTTGACTTGATCGTGGCGGATGGCCGACGGCTGGCCATCGGCACCATCGGACTGCTCTGCATCGTCATCCTAGTAACCATGCGGGACCTTCGCATTGTACTGCTGTCGGCGATCTGCATTGTCTGGTCGACGGTCGCCACCCGTGCGTTGATGGTCGTCGCTGGCATGGAGATGTCGCTGGTATCTACCATTTTGCTAGCATTGATTTCTGTGATCGTCGTGGCGGCGATTATGCACTTAGCCGTGCGGTATCGCACCCCCGGAGCAACGTTGGGCGGGGTCATCGCCGTGCTCGCCATTCCCATCGCCTGCACATGCCTCACCGACGCGGCAGGCTTTGCCTCTCTGGCGATTTCACATGTACGACCGGTTGCCCAGTTTGGCGTGATGACCGCCACGGCAGCGTGCTGCGTCATGGTTTCGCTGGCATTGTTCTCGCCCTTGATGCTGAGTTTACCGGCTTGGCTCAGCCTCCGTGCTCGCCAGCATCCACCGTATGCGAGGGAACCACAGACCGGCACATCGATATTCCATCGGCTTCTGCTCTGGTTCGCTCGCGGTAGCGTGCGTTGGCAAAAGCCCCTGACAATCGCGTCGGTTATGCTGTTGGTCAGCTCGACGCTGTACGTGATGAGGTTAGAGACGAACTCCAGCTTCCTCGATAATTTCCGCCCCTCCAGCCCGATCGTTCACGCCTACCAGCGTGTCGAGGATCGCTTAGGCGGCGCGGGCGTCTGGGACGTCACATTACCCGCACCGGCTCGAATCACGCCTGAATATTTGCAACGCGTGCGGGAGCTGGAAGATCAACTGCGAGCGATCGAGGTTCCATCCGACGACGCTCGTTCCGCTAGCAAGGGCGGCGTGCGGTTGCGAAAGGTACTCAGTCTCGCCGATGCCGATGCCGTGGCGGAGCAAGTCACGATGCTATCGTTCGTCCCCCCCGAAGTTCGCTTGTCGGCCATGCGCGCAGCGATCCCCGCATTTGCCGAAGCCCTGCTGAGTTTTCCGACCGCCAGTGAGCCCACGCAGCCGCGCCGGATGCGGATCATGCTCCGGAGCGATGAGTCGCTATCAGGACGCGAAAAGTCCGCTTTGATGGCGGCGGTCCAGCGTACCGTTGAGACAGCGACAGATTCGTCTTTCGCCACCCATGAATTGGACAGCTCGCAGGCGCACGACAAAACTGGAGAGGGCGTTGTGACAGGATACTCGGTATTGATGTCTCGCTTAGTTGCCAGTCTCGTGCGTGACCAATGGACGGCCCTGGCTGTCGCGCTCGCTGCGGTGGGGTTGCTGCTGCTCATTGTCACCGCTGATTGGCGATTGACGGTTTGTTCACTGATTGTCAACGCCCTTCCGATCCTCCTGGTGCTATCCTGCATGGGTTGGTTTGGTGGGCAGCTCGATCTAGGATCAGCCATGATTGGCGCCGTTTCAATCGGTTTATCGATCGATGGTTCCATCCATTTTTTGAGTGGCTACCAGCGTCGCCGGTTTGCCGGCGAGAAGGCGGAAACCGCAGCAACGAATGCAGCGGCAGATTTAGGAGCTCCCGTTTTACTGGCGAGCATGGCATTGGTGATCGGTTTCGCAGTTTTGGTGACGAGTCCGTTTGTGCCCACGGCGACTTTCGGGCTCCTTGTCGCGGCAACCTTGACGCTCTCAGCGATTGCGAATCTAACCATGTTGCCAGCCATGGTTGTATTTTCGTCGGTATCCCCCAGTAGACCACGTGCATGA